AGCTTGTCCCAGATCGGCTGGTGGCTGGCGTCGTCATCGGGCAGCTTTTCCATCCCTTCGGCCCGCAGGGCCTGGGTCAGCAGCTTTTCTCCCAGGCCCTGCGATTCGGTCTGGGCCAGGGTTTTGAGGTGGTGGCGGATCTTGGAGCGTGCGCGGCCGGTACGCACGAAGCCGAGCCAGGCCGGATTGGGCGTGGAGACCGGCGCGGTGATGACCTCGATCACGTCGCCGTTCTTGAGTTCGCTGCGCAGCGGTACCTGCTCGCCATTGATCTTGGCCGCGACCGTGCGGTCGCCGATGTTGCTGTGGATGGCATAGGCGAAGTCCACCACCGTGGCGCCGCGCGGCAGCGCCATGATCTGGCTCTTGGGGGTGAACACGTAGACCGCGTCCGGAAACAGGTCGACCTTGACGTGGTCCCAGAACTCGGCGGCATCGCGTGTCTCGTACTGGATGTCCAGCAGCGACTGGAGCCATTTGGTGCCCAGCCGCTCGCTGGTGGCGCCGCCCGGTTCGCTGGCTTTGTACAGCCAGTGGGCGGCCACCCCCGATTCGGCCACCACATGCATGGCTTCGGTGCGCATCTGGAATTCCACGTTCACGCCCGAAGGGCCCACCAGCGTGGTGTGCAGCGACTGGTAGCCGTTGAGCTTGGCAATCGCGATGTGGTCCTTGAACTTGCCCGGCACAGGCTTGTACATCTGGTGCAGGATGCCGAGGGCGGTGTAGCACTCTGTCACGGTGGGCACGATCACGCGGAAGCCGTAGATGTCCGTGACCTGGGCAAAGCTCAGGCGCTTCTCGTCCATTTTGCGGTAGATCGAGTACAGGGTTTTCTCCCGGCCCGAAATGCGCACCCTGACGCCGGCGGCGGTGAACGCCGCTTCCACCTCGCGCTGCACCTTCTGGAGCAGGTCCCGCCGACGGCTGCGGGCCTTGGACACGGCCTTGGACAGGATGGCGTAGCGCCAGGGGCGCAGGTGGCGGAACGACAGATCCTGCAGTTCCCGGTAGGTCTGGTTCAGGCCCAGCCGGTGCGCGATGGGGGCGTAGATGTCGAGTGTTTCGGACGAGATGCGCGCCCATTTCTCGCGCGGCACGTCCGACAGCGTGCGCATGTTGTGGGTGCGGTCGGCCAGCTTGATCAGGATGACCCGCACGTCACGGGCCATGGCCAGCAGCATTTTGCGGAACGACTCGGCCTGGCTTTCCTCGCGCGTGGTGAACTGCAGCTTGTCGAGCTTGGTGAGTCCATCCACCAGCTCCGCCACCGGAGCGCCGAAGCGCTCGATCAGGTCCGGCTTGGTGACGCCGCAGTCCTCGATGGCATCGTGCAGCAGAGCGGCCATCAGAGCCTGCGCGTCGAGCTTCCATTCGGCGCACTGGGCGGCCACGGCAATCGGATGGGTGATGTAGGGCTCGCCGCTGTTGCGCAGCTGGCCGAGGTGGGCCTCGTCGGCGAAGCGGTAGGCGAGGCGAACCTGCTCGATGTCAGAGGCATCCAGGTAGTCGAGCCTGGCGGTGAGCGCGGCAAAGCTGGCCGCGGCCGCGTTGGCGGCGGCCGGGCTGTTGGCTGTGGTTGGCTGCGGCAAGGGAGACGGCTTGCCCGCGCCGGAAGGGGGATTCAGCACCGCGCTCATCCCCTAAATGTAGCGTGGGGATGACAAAACGGTGCAATGCAACAAAAAAGCACCGCATGGCGGTGCTTTTTTTGTCGAAAGCGGCAAACAGCGGTCAGTTTGGCACTTTCTTGAGCATTTCCAGGCCGATCTTGCCTTCGGCGATCTCACGCAGCGCGGTAACGCCGGGCTTGTTCTTGCTCTCGATCTTGGGCGCGTGACCCTGGCTCAGCATGCGCGCGCGGTAGGTCGCGGCCAGCACCAGTTGGAAACGGTTCGGGATCTGTTGCAGGCAATCTTCAACGGTGATGCGGGCCATGAAGTTCTCCGGGGTCAGGTGATGTTGAGTGCTTGGAAGGTGTCGGCTCGGGCGCGGCGCTGGGCCGCAAACTTGAGCCGCTGGGCGTGAACAATCGCTTTCAGGTCGAAAAGCGCTCGCTCAAATAACTCGTTGATTATAACGAAATCGAATTCCCGGGCTTGCGCCATCTCCAGCGCGGCATTTCTGAGGCGCAGCTCGATGACTTCGGCCGAGTCCTCGCCGCGGCGCTCGAGCCGTGAGCGCAGCTCTTCCCAACTGGGCGGCAGGATGAAGATCAGCACCGCGTTGGCGAAGACCTTCTTGATCTGGAGGGCGCCCTGGAAGTCGATTTCCAGGATCACGTCCGCTCCCTGGACGATGCGGTCTTCGATGGCTTTCTTGGAGGTGCCGTAGCGCTGGCCGTGCACATGGGCCCATTCGACGAAGGCTTCGGCGAGCACCATGCCGTCGAACTCCTGTTGCGACACGAAGAAGTACTCGCGCCCGTGCTTTTCCTGGCCGCGCGGTGCGCGCGTGGTGTGGGAGACCGAGGGCTGCACACGCGAGTCGAGCTCCATCAGCGCCTTGACCAGGCTGGACTTGCCGGCCCCGCTCGGGGCCGCAACGACAAAGAGATTTCCGGGATAGTCCATGTGAAATGGGCGTTGGATGCTATGAATATAGGAGCGTCACTCGATGTTCTGCACCTGCTCGCGCATCTGCTCGATCAGCACTTTCATGTCGACCGAGATGCGCGTGAGCTCCAGCGCCGCGGATTTGGAGCCCATGGTGTTGGCCTCGCGGTGCAGCTCCTGGATCAGGAAGTCGAGCCGCTTGCCGACCTCGCCGCCCTTGGCCAGGAGGCGCTCGATTTCATCAAGATGGGAGGCCAGCCGGGTCAGTTCCTCGGCCACGTCGATGCGGATGGCGAAGGCCGTGGCCTCGGTCAGTGCGCGGTCCTGGGCGGCTTCGGGGAGGGCCGTGCCTTCGGCCAGGGCCATGGCCTCTTTCCAGCGTTCCACGAAGCGGTTGCGCTGCTGCTCGACGAGCTGCGGCACCAGCGGCCCGGCTTGCTGGGCCAGGGCGCGCAGCTGCATCAGGCGGTCGCGCAGCATGACGGCGAGCCGCTCGCCCTCGCGTTCGCGTGCGGCCAGCAGGTCTTTGAGTGCCTGGTCGGCCAGCTGGGCCACCGCGCCGCTCCAATCCGTGTCCGTGGTGCTGTCGGTGGCGGACAGGCGGATGACATCGGCCACGCTGAGGGCCGCGGCGTCCGGCAGCCAGGCGCGCACGCCGTCCTGCAAGGCATTGAGCCGCTGCAGCAAACGCGGCGAGGGGTCGGGCAGGAGGTTGGACGACGAGCTTTCGATCGCGGCGCGGACTTCCACCTTGCCGCGCTTGAGCCGGGCCGTCAGCAGTTCGCGCAAGGCCGGCTCATGCTGGCGCAGTTCCTCGGGCAGGCGAAACGTCAAGTCCAGGAAGCGGCTGTTGACCGAGCGGATTTCAAGCCCCAGGCGGCTGGACGTATGGCTCCTGGCGTCGGCATCGGACCCCGCGGCAGCCGCGCTGCGCTGGGTACTGGCGTAGCCGGTCATGCTGTAAACTGGCATGGAGATTTGCTGAAGCGTTGCTAGATTGTCGAGAATAACCGGGAAAACCCGGTATCGATCCGTCCGAGGCTCACCCACCCCAAATTATGTCAAAGGTCAAACCAGCGCCGTTGCCACCCGATACCGTGATTGGCGGCTATCGCGTGGTGCGCAAGCTGTCGGCCGGGGGCTTCGGGGTGGTCTACTTGGCGGTGGACAACGAAGGCCAGCAGGTCGCCATCAAGGAATACCTGCCCTCGTCCCTGGCCACGCGGGCACCGGGCGAGTTGCTGCCCCAGGTGCAGCCCGAAAAGCTGTCCCTGTACCGCCTGGGCCTCAAGAGCTTCTTCGAGGAAGGCCGTTCGCTCGCGCAGATCTCGCACGCTTCCGTGGTGAGCGTGCTCAATTTCTTCCGTGAGAACGAAACCGTCTACATGGTGATGAACTACCTGGAAGGGGCGACCCTGCAGGATTTCATCATCACTGCGCGCGAGCTGAAGAAGCAGAAGGTGTTCCGCGAATCCACCATCCGCTCGCTGTTCGACGAGATCCTGCGAGGCCTGCGCATCGTGCACCAGCACAAGATGCTGCACCTGGACATCAAGCCGGCCAACATCTTCATCACCGACGACAACAAGGCCGTGATGATCGACTTCGGCGCCGCGCGCGAAGTGCTGAGCAAGGAAGGCAACTTCATCCGCCCGATGTACACGCCCGGCTTCGCCGCACCCGAGATGTACCGTCGCGACTCGTCCATGGGCCCGTGGACCGACATCTACGCCATCGGCGCCTGCATCTACGCCTGCATGCAGGGCTACCCGCCCAACGACGCGCCCCAGCGGCTCGAGAAGGACCGTCTGGCGCTGGCCCTCTCGCGCCTGCGCGGCGTGTACTCCGACAACCTGATCGAGGTGGTGGAGTGGTGCATGTCGCTCGACCCGCTGTCGCGCCCGCAGTCGGTGTTCGCGCTGCAGAAGGAGCTCAGCCGCGAAGGCGAGCGCCGCTACACCAAGCTCACGGTGGGCGAGAAGATGCGCCTGCAGTTCGACAACATGGTGTCGGACGGCAAGAAGAACCTGCGCAAAGCCACCGGTTTCGGAGCCAAGCTCAAATGAAGTTTTCCGTCTTCCAGGTCAGCCGCCGGGGCGGCCGCGAGAAAAACGAAGACCGCATGGGCTATTGCTACACGCGCGAGTCGGGGCTGTTCGTGCTGGCCGACGGCATGGGCGGCCATCCCGAGGGCGAAGTGGCCGCGCAATTGGCCCTGCAGACCGTTTCGGCGCTGTACCAGAAGGAGGCGCGGCCCACGGTCAAGGATGCGACCGAGTTCCTGGCCTCTGCGCTGATGGCGGCGCATCACCAGATCATCCGCTACGCGAGCGAAAAGGGCATGCTCGACACGCCGCGCACCACGCTGGTGGCCGCCGTCGTGCAGGGCAACAGCGCCATCTGGGTGCACTGCGGCGATTCGCGCCTGTACGTCGTGCGCGAAGGCGAGTTGCTCACGCGCACGCGCGACCACTCCTACATCGAGCAGCAGAACGCGGGCGTGATCCGGCTCGACCGCATCAACCGCAACATCCTGTTCACCTGCCTGGGCTCGCCCACCAAGCCCGTGTTCGACGTGACCGGGCCGGTGGTGCTGCAGCAGGGCGACAAGATCCTGCTGTGCTCCGACGGCTTGTGGGGCAGCCTGAACGACAACGAGATCGTGCGCCTGCTGAGCGCGCAGTCCGTTTCCGACGCCGTGCCCGAACTCGTGGAGCAGGCGCTGCGCAAGGGCGGCGAGCACAGCGACAACGTGACCGTGGTGGCGCTGGAGTGGGAAACCCCCGATTCCTTCGAGTCCACGCGCGGCATCTCTACCGACAGCATCAGCGATGGCGTGTTCGCCTCCACCATCCAGGCCGGCGTGCTCGACACCATGGTCGAGGATCTCGATGACGCCGCCATCGAGCGCTCCATCGCCGAGATCAACGAGGCCATCCGGCGCTCCGCCGCACGCAAGGCCTGAGCCCGCGCGGCGGCGCTTTCTTTTCACCTATCCGACAGAACTGACGTCATGAGCGAATTCAAGAGAAGCGGCGAGCGCGCCGCAGACCAGCTGCGCCCGGTGCGCATCACCCGCGGCTACACCATCCACGCCGAAGGCTCGGTGCTGATCGAGTTCGGCGCCACCAAGGTGCTGTGCACCGCCTCGGTCGAGGACAAGGTGCCGCCGCACAAGCGCGGCAGCGGTGAAGGCTGGGTCACGGCCGAGTACGGCATGCTGCCCCGGGCCACCCACACGCGCGGCGACCGCGAGGCCGCGCGCGGCAAGCAGAGCGGCCGCACCCAGGAAATCCAGCGCCTGATCGGCCGTTCGATGCGCGCCGTGTTCGATCTGCAAAAGCTCGGCGAGCGCACCATCCACCTCGACTGCGATGTGTTGCAGGCCGACGGCGGCACGCGCACGGCCGCGATCACGGGCGCATTCGTGGCCGCCCAGGACGCGGTGAACAAGCTGCTGGCCGAAGGCAAGCTGCCGGCATCGCCCATCCTCGGGCCGGTGGCGGCCGTCTCGGTCGGCATTGTCGACGGCACGCCGCTGCTCGACCTCGAATACACCGAAGACTCGGCCTGCGGCACCGACATGAACGTGGTGATGACCGGCGCCGGCAACTTCGTGGAGGTGCAGGGCACGGCCGAAGGCGCGGCGTTCACGCGCCGAGAGCTTGACGCGCTGCTTGCGCTGGCCGAAAAGGGGATCGGCGAACTCGTGGCGCTGCAACAGAAATCGCTATCAAATAAATAGCAAATTATGACCAGTGCACCTGGACCTCGGCCGTTTTTCATGAAAATTGTCCTGGCATCCAACAATCCCGGCAAGCTGGCAGAGCTGCAGGCCATGTTTGCGCCGCTCGGCGTCGAGCTGGTGCGCCAGGCCGAGCTGGGCATTCCCGAGGCCGAGGAGCCCTATCGCACCTTCGTCGAGAACGCCTTGACCAAGGCCCGCCACGCCGCTCGTGCCAGCGGCCTGCCGGCCGTGGCCGACGATGCCGGGCTGTGCGTCGATGCCTTCGGCGGCCTGCCCGGGGTGGACACGGCCTACTACGCCACGCAGTTCGGCTATGAGAAGGGCGACGCCAACAATGTGCGCGCGCTGCTGGAGCAGATGCAGGGCGTGGACAACCGGCGCGCGGCGCTGGTCAGCACGCTGGTGGCGGTGCGCTCGCCCGAAGATCCCGAACCGCTGATCGCCGTGGGGCGGGTGGTGGGCGAGATCGCGCGCGAGCCCGCCGGCCACCATGGCTTCGGCTTCGACCCCGTGATGTTCATCCCCGAATTCGGCCAGACCTTCGCGCAACTGCCGGTCGAGGTGAAGAACGCCCACAGCCACCGCGGTCGCTCGGCCCGGCAGATGATCGAACTGATGCGCGAACGCTGGATCGTATGAAAGCCCTTCCCGAGGCGCCTTCGGCGCTTCCCCCCAAGGGGGGCGCCGCCGGAGGCCCGGCAAAGCTGGTTCCACAGCGGCTCGCAACTGGGGCTGCCCAAGACGTTCAGCATTACCTGCGGCCCGGCCTGCTGCAGCTCAACAGTTTGCCGCCGCTGTCGCTCTATGTGCACCTTCCCTGGTGCCTGAGGAAATGCCCGTACTGCGATTTCAATTCGCACGAGATGCAGGGCGGCGAACTGCCCGAGCAGCGCTACCTCGATGCGCTGGTGGCCGACCTCGATGCCGCGCTGCCGCTGGTCTGGGGCCGGCCGGTGCACAGCATCTTCATCGGTGGCGGCACGCCCAGCCTGTTCTCGCCGCAGGGCATCGACCGCTTGCTGGGTGACATCCGCGCGCGTTTGAAGCTCGAGCCCGATTGCGAGATCACGCTGGAGGCCAACCCGGGCACCTTCGAGAAGGACCGCTTCCGCGCATTTCGCGGTGCGGGCGTGACGCGCCTGTCGGTAGGCGTGCAGAGCTTCAACGATGCTCATCTCCAGGCCCTGGGCCGGGTGCACAACCGGGCCCAGGCGATCGCCGCAGTGGAGGAGGCCGCCGCCGCGTTCGACACCTTCAACCTCGACATCATGTACGCGCTGCCCGGCCAGACGCTCCAGGATCTGGAGCAGGACATGGCCGTGGCGCTGGGACTTGAGCCTCCCCACATCTCGATCTACCACCTGACCATCGAGCCCAACACTTACTTCGCCAAATTCCCGCCGAAGGTGCCGGAAGACGACACGGCCTACGCGATGCTCGACCGTATCACCGAGCTCACCGGTGCGCAGGGGCTGGAGCGCTACGAAGTGTCGGCCTATGCCAAGCCGGGCCATCGCTGCTGGCACAACCTCAACTACTGGCAGTTCGGTGACTACCTCGGCATCGGCGCCGGCGCGCACAGCAAGCTCAGCTTCGCGCATCGCGTCGTGCGCCAGGTGCGG
The sequence above is a segment of the Variovorax terrae genome. Coding sequences within it:
- a CDS encoding RelA/SpoT family protein, translating into MSAVLNPPSGAGKPSPLPQPTTANSPAAANAAAASFAALTARLDYLDASDIEQVRLAYRFADEAHLGQLRNSGEPYITHPIAVAAQCAEWKLDAQALMAALLHDAIEDCGVTKPDLIERFGAPVAELVDGLTKLDKLQFTTREESQAESFRKMLLAMARDVRVILIKLADRTHNMRTLSDVPREKWARISSETLDIYAPIAHRLGLNQTYRELQDLSFRHLRPWRYAILSKAVSKARSRRRDLLQKVQREVEAAFTAAGVRVRISGREKTLYSIYRKMDEKRLSFAQVTDIYGFRVIVPTVTECYTALGILHQMYKPVPGKFKDHIAIAKLNGYQSLHTTLVGPSGVNVEFQMRTEAMHVVAESGVAAHWLYKASEPGGATSERLGTKWLQSLLDIQYETRDAAEFWDHVKVDLFPDAVYVFTPKSQIMALPRGATVVDFAYAIHSNIGDRTVAAKINGEQVPLRSELKNGDVIEVITAPVSTPNPAWLGFVRTGRARSKIRHHLKTLAQTESQGLGEKLLTQALRAEGMEKLPDDDASHQPIWDKLLRFTGNRTRAELLTDLGLGKRIASIVAKRLMTLMTEKGERPNALLMSRERYTAHETVSQGAVILDGSENASVQYAPCCRPIPGDGIVGYLGRGEGLVVHTDHCPVAKRLQHKDSERFIAVEWSDEPTRTFETGVVITVSNGKGVLARIAAALAAAEADITHVDMGDEAAQDATDLRFVIAVRDRAHLDAVLRQLKRTPSVLRVQRTAGAQPSH
- the rpoZ gene encoding DNA-directed RNA polymerase subunit omega — encoded protein: MARITVEDCLQQIPNRFQLVLAATYRARMLSQGHAPKIESKNKPGVTALREIAEGKIGLEMLKKVPN
- the gmk gene encoding guanylate kinase, which produces MDYPGNLFVVAAPSGAGKSSLVKALMELDSRVQPSVSHTTRAPRGQEKHGREYFFVSQQEFDGMVLAEAFVEWAHVHGQRYGTSKKAIEDRIVQGADVILEIDFQGALQIKKVFANAVLIFILPPSWEELRSRLERRGEDSAEVIELRLRNAALEMAQAREFDFVIINELFERALFDLKAIVHAQRLKFAAQRRARADTFQALNIT
- a CDS encoding YicC/YloC family endoribonuclease encodes the protein MPVYSMTGYASTQRSAAAAGSDADARSHTSSRLGLEIRSVNSRFLDLTFRLPEELRQHEPALRELLTARLKRGKVEVRAAIESSSSNLLPDPSPRLLQRLNALQDGVRAWLPDAAALSVADVIRLSATDSTTDTDWSGAVAQLADQALKDLLAAREREGERLAVMLRDRLMQLRALAQQAGPLVPQLVEQQRNRFVERWKEAMALAEGTALPEAAQDRALTEATAFAIRIDVAEELTRLASHLDEIERLLAKGGEVGKRLDFLIQELHREANTMGSKSAALELTRISVDMKVLIEQMREQVQNIE
- a CDS encoding serine/threonine protein kinase; its protein translation is MSKVKPAPLPPDTVIGGYRVVRKLSAGGFGVVYLAVDNEGQQVAIKEYLPSSLATRAPGELLPQVQPEKLSLYRLGLKSFFEEGRSLAQISHASVVSVLNFFRENETVYMVMNYLEGATLQDFIITARELKKQKVFRESTIRSLFDEILRGLRIVHQHKMLHLDIKPANIFITDDNKAVMIDFGAAREVLSKEGNFIRPMYTPGFAAPEMYRRDSSMGPWTDIYAIGACIYACMQGYPPNDAPQRLEKDRLALALSRLRGVYSDNLIEVVEWCMSLDPLSRPQSVFALQKELSREGERRYTKLTVGEKMRLQFDNMVSDGKKNLRKATGFGAKLK
- a CDS encoding PP2C family protein-serine/threonine phosphatase, producing MKFSVFQVSRRGGREKNEDRMGYCYTRESGLFVLADGMGGHPEGEVAAQLALQTVSALYQKEARPTVKDATEFLASALMAAHHQIIRYASEKGMLDTPRTTLVAAVVQGNSAIWVHCGDSRLYVVREGELLTRTRDHSYIEQQNAGVIRLDRINRNILFTCLGSPTKPVFDVTGPVVLQQGDKILLCSDGLWGSLNDNEIVRLLSAQSVSDAVPELVEQALRKGGEHSDNVTVVALEWETPDSFESTRGISTDSISDGVFASTIQAGVLDTMVEDLDDAAIERSIAEINEAIRRSAARKA
- the rph gene encoding ribonuclease PH: MSEFKRSGERAADQLRPVRITRGYTIHAEGSVLIEFGATKVLCTASVEDKVPPHKRGSGEGWVTAEYGMLPRATHTRGDREAARGKQSGRTQEIQRLIGRSMRAVFDLQKLGERTIHLDCDVLQADGGTRTAAITGAFVAAQDAVNKLLAEGKLPASPILGPVAAVSVGIVDGTPLLDLEYTEDSACGTDMNVVMTGAGNFVEVQGTAEGAAFTRRELDALLALAEKGIGELVALQQKSLSNK
- the rdgB gene encoding RdgB/HAM1 family non-canonical purine NTP pyrophosphatase; the encoded protein is MKIVLASNNPGKLAELQAMFAPLGVELVRQAELGIPEAEEPYRTFVENALTKARHAARASGLPAVADDAGLCVDAFGGLPGVDTAYYATQFGYEKGDANNVRALLEQMQGVDNRRAALVSTLVAVRSPEDPEPLIAVGRVVGEIAREPAGHHGFGFDPVMFIPEFGQTFAQLPVEVKNAHSHRGRSARQMIELMRERWIV
- the hemW gene encoding radical SAM family heme chaperone HemW, whose amino-acid sequence is MKALPEAPSALPPKGGAAGGPAKLVPQRLATGAAQDVQHYLRPGLLQLNSLPPLSLYVHLPWCLRKCPYCDFNSHEMQGGELPEQRYLDALVADLDAALPLVWGRPVHSIFIGGGTPSLFSPQGIDRLLGDIRARLKLEPDCEITLEANPGTFEKDRFRAFRGAGVTRLSVGVQSFNDAHLQALGRVHNRAQAIAAVEEAAAAFDTFNLDIMYALPGQTLQDLEQDMAVALGLEPPHISIYHLTIEPNTYFAKFPPKVPEDDTAYAMLDRITELTGAQGLERYEVSAYAKPGHRCWHNLNYWQFGDYLGIGAGAHSKLSFAHRVVRQVRFREPRLYMDHALAGQALAQDDEVARADLPFEFMLNALRLKEGFELLQFCERTGLALTAIQAGLAEAERKGLLERDHVRVRPTQRGLDFLSDLQSLFLPG